One region of Primulina tabacum isolate GXHZ01 chromosome 17, ASM2559414v2, whole genome shotgun sequence genomic DNA includes:
- the LOC142530502 gene encoding polygalacturonase At1g48100-like — MEIIHCLFVLRILNVQILIQNVANVDGGRHHNHMNKKQQSEISPELTPDDSLDQPPTLPADSPLLQPGNLSSTSCIFNVSDCGAVGDGDTDETDAFKDAWKEACRVENGVVLVPSDQVFLVTLTIFPGPCEPGARISGEIRVVS, encoded by the coding sequence ATGGAAATCATACACTGCTTATTCGTGTTACGGATCTTAAATGTACAAATCTTGATCCAAAATGTAGCCAATGTGGATGGAGGGAGACATCATAATCACATGAACAAGAAGCAACAGAGTGAAATTTCACCTGAACTTACCCCAGACGATTCCCTGGACCAACCTCCCACTCTTCCAGCCGACTCGCCTCTTCTCCAACCCGGGAACTTATCGAGCACGAGCTGCATTTTCAATGTGTCTGACTGTGGTGCAGTTGGAGACGGAGATACTGATGAAACTGATGCCTTCAAAGATGCATGGAAGGAGGCATGCCGAGTGGAAAATGGAGTGGTTCTGGTCCCATCAGATCAGGTGTTTCTTGTTACTTTAACCATTTTTCCTGGACCCTGTGAGCCGGGGGCACGTATTTCAGGTGAGATCAGAGTTGTTTCCTAA